The Cucumis melo cultivar AY chromosome 5, USDA_Cmelo_AY_1.0, whole genome shotgun sequence genome has a segment encoding these proteins:
- the LOC103493384 gene encoding probable E3 ubiquitin-protein ligase XBOS32 isoform X1, which produces MKFLSMVGNSFGCSASGERLVSAARDGDLQEAKALLEYNPRLARYSTFGVRNSPLHYSAAHGHHEIVSLLLESGVEINLRNYRGQTALMQACQHGHWEVVQTLMLFKANIHRADYLNGGTALHLAALNGHSRCIRLLLADYVPSTPKFWNMLNGISNNGEPVSKFEFSALKEVVNRTSDGGITALHMAALNGHVDSLQLLLDLGASAFQVTVEDGTTIDLIGAGSTALHYAACGGNAQCCQMLIARGADLTAQNANGWTPLMVARSWHRDWLEEILSREAGAVATNLVPSPYLTLPLMSIVRIARECGWRSCDSLLTCQDPCVVCLERECTVAAQGCDHEFCTSCALYLCSTNCTSSVSHGPSGSIACPLCRNGIVSFVKLPGTKPIAKEITRTSLSLSFCTCSGEAPEPPTLTTPLCKPEFTCSRISPLGASFRSLSCQRFPSMKLNSNLCMGDPNSSSSSLVPCNVDRNMRNHVARCSRSSGFRRTTSEGRRSWLSALNQYVTTGSGC; this is translated from the exons atgaaatttctaAGCATGGTTGGGAACTCCTTTGGATGTTCTGCTTCTGGGGAACGTTTAGTTTCAGCTGCAAGAGATGGAGACTTGCAAGAAGCTAAGGCTTTATTGGAATACAATCCTCGTTTGGCGAGGTATTCGACTTTTGGTGTACGAAATTCCCCTCTCCATTACTCTGCAGCTCATGGCCATCATGAG ATTGTCTCCCTCTTGCTTGAATCTGGGGTCGAGATCAATCTTCGGAATTACCGGGGTCAG ACTGCTTTGATGCAAGCTTGTCAACATGGTCACTGGGAGGTTGTTCAGACTCTTATGCTTTTTAAAGCCAAC ATTCACAGAGCAGATTATTTGAACGGAGGTACTGCTCTTCACTTGGCGGCTCTGAATGGTCATTCTCGGTGCATCCGACTTCTGCTTGCTGATTATGTACCCAGTACACCAAAATTTTGGAATATGTTAAATGGTATTTCCAACAATGGAGAACCAGTTTCTAAGTTTGAGTTCAG TGCTTTGAAGGAGGTAGTTAACAGAACATCAGATGGAGGCATCACAGCACTGCATATGGCAGCGCTAAATGGGCACGTTGATAGTTTGCAATTACTTTTGGACTTGGGTGCCTCTGCTTTTCAGGTTACTGTGGAAGATGGAACCACCATCGATTTAATAG GTGCAGGAAGCACTGCTCTTCATTATGCTGCATGTGGCGGAAATGCCCAATGCTGTCAA ATGTTGATTGCTAGGGGGGCCGATCTTACTGCACAAAATGCGAATGG ATGGACTCCCCTGATGGTTGCTCGTTCATGGCATCGAGACTGGCTTGAGGAAATTCTTAGCAGAGAAGCAGGAGCAGTAGCGACAAATCTTGTCCCTTCACCATATTTGACTCTTCCCCTTATGAGCATTGTTAGAATTGCTAG AGAATGTGGATGGAGAAGTTGTGACTCTTTACTTACATGTCAAGATCCATGTGTAGTGTGTTTGGAGAGAGAATGCACAGTTGCTGCACAAG GTTGTGATCATGAGTTCTGCACTAGCTGTGCATTGTATCTCTGTTCCACAAACTGCACATCATCAGTTTCTCATGGTCCGTCTGGTTCAATTGCGTGCCCACTCTGCCGAAATGGCATAGTTTCATTCGTCAAACTTCCTGGAACAAAGCCAATTGCCAAAGAGATTACCAGAACAAGTTTATCTCTATCATTCTGCACTTGTTCTGGTGAGGCACCAGAGCCTCCCACATTAACCACCCCATTATGCAAGCCTGAGTTCACTTGTTCCCGAATCTCTCCACTCGGAGCATCGTTTCGATCCCTTAGCTGTCAGAGGTTTCCTTCAATGAAACTGAACTCCAATCTCTGTATGGGAGATCCCAACAGTAGTAGCTCCTCTTTGGTTCCTTGCAATGTTGACAGGAACATGAGGAACCATGTTGCGAGATGCTCAAGATCATCAGGTTTTCGAAGAACAACATCTGAAGGTAGGAGATCATGGCTATCTGCCTTGAATCAGTATGTAACAACTGGTAGTGGATGCTGA
- the LOC103493384 gene encoding E3 ubiquitin-protein ligase XBAT32-like isoform X2 — METCKKLRLYWNTILVWRGIRLLVYEIPLSITLQLMAIMRLSPSCLNLGSRSIFGITGVSSHRQTALMQACQHGHWEVVQTLMLFKANIHRADYLNGGTALHLAALNGHSRCIRLLLADYVPSTPKFWNMLNGISNNGEPVSKFEFSALKEVVNRTSDGGITALHMAALNGHVDSLQLLLDLGASAFQVTVEDGTTIDLIGAGSTALHYAACGGNAQCCQMLIARGADLTAQNANGWTPLMVARSWHRDWLEEILSREAGAVATNLVPSPYLTLPLMSIVRIARECGWRSCDSLLTCQDPCVVCLERECTVAAQGCDHEFCTSCALYLCSTNCTSSVSHGPSGSIACPLCRNGIVSFVKLPGTKPIAKEITRTSLSLSFCTCSGEAPEPPTLTTPLCKPEFTCSRISPLGASFRSLSCQRFPSMKLNSNLCMGDPNSSSSSLVPCNVDRNMRNHVARCSRSSGFRRTTSEGRRSWLSALNQYVTTGSGC, encoded by the exons ATGGAGACTTGCAAGAAGCTAAGGCTTTATTGGAATACAATCCTCGTTTGGCGAGGTATTCGACTTTTGGTGTACGAAATTCCCCTCTCCATTACTCTGCAGCTCATGGCCATCATGAG ATTGTCTCCCTCTTGCTTGAATCTGGGGTCGAGATCAATCTTCGGAATTACCGGGGTCAG tTCTCATCGACAGACTGCTTTGATGCAAGCTTGTCAACATGGTCACTGGGAGGTTGTTCAGACTCTTATGCTTTTTAAAGCCAAC ATTCACAGAGCAGATTATTTGAACGGAGGTACTGCTCTTCACTTGGCGGCTCTGAATGGTCATTCTCGGTGCATCCGACTTCTGCTTGCTGATTATGTACCCAGTACACCAAAATTTTGGAATATGTTAAATGGTATTTCCAACAATGGAGAACCAGTTTCTAAGTTTGAGTTCAG TGCTTTGAAGGAGGTAGTTAACAGAACATCAGATGGAGGCATCACAGCACTGCATATGGCAGCGCTAAATGGGCACGTTGATAGTTTGCAATTACTTTTGGACTTGGGTGCCTCTGCTTTTCAGGTTACTGTGGAAGATGGAACCACCATCGATTTAATAG GTGCAGGAAGCACTGCTCTTCATTATGCTGCATGTGGCGGAAATGCCCAATGCTGTCAA ATGTTGATTGCTAGGGGGGCCGATCTTACTGCACAAAATGCGAATGG ATGGACTCCCCTGATGGTTGCTCGTTCATGGCATCGAGACTGGCTTGAGGAAATTCTTAGCAGAGAAGCAGGAGCAGTAGCGACAAATCTTGTCCCTTCACCATATTTGACTCTTCCCCTTATGAGCATTGTTAGAATTGCTAG AGAATGTGGATGGAGAAGTTGTGACTCTTTACTTACATGTCAAGATCCATGTGTAGTGTGTTTGGAGAGAGAATGCACAGTTGCTGCACAAG GTTGTGATCATGAGTTCTGCACTAGCTGTGCATTGTATCTCTGTTCCACAAACTGCACATCATCAGTTTCTCATGGTCCGTCTGGTTCAATTGCGTGCCCACTCTGCCGAAATGGCATAGTTTCATTCGTCAAACTTCCTGGAACAAAGCCAATTGCCAAAGAGATTACCAGAACAAGTTTATCTCTATCATTCTGCACTTGTTCTGGTGAGGCACCAGAGCCTCCCACATTAACCACCCCATTATGCAAGCCTGAGTTCACTTGTTCCCGAATCTCTCCACTCGGAGCATCGTTTCGATCCCTTAGCTGTCAGAGGTTTCCTTCAATGAAACTGAACTCCAATCTCTGTATGGGAGATCCCAACAGTAGTAGCTCCTCTTTGGTTCCTTGCAATGTTGACAGGAACATGAGGAACCATGTTGCGAGATGCTCAAGATCATCAGGTTTTCGAAGAACAACATCTGAAGGTAGGAGATCATGGCTATCTGCCTTGAATCAGTATGTAACAACTGGTAGTGGATGCTGA